A stretch of Candidatus Saganbacteria bacterium DNA encodes these proteins:
- a CDS encoding prepilin-type N-terminal cleavage/methylation domain-containing protein, which produces MVSKKDPACRQAGYTLIELIIVITIVSVFSFSFAVFIAKATDAWLFVKSRESAFGSARYSLNRTLTELRRAGGASQILVASPSECQFVDISGNTIDFKQAGSSLYRNNDVLASDLVSPSGLVFTYLNSTAVSTTDVLSIRAIRVKISIVKNAQTVILESSARIRN; this is translated from the coding sequence ATGGTTTCTAAAAAAGACCCTGCCTGCCGGCAGGCAGGTTACACATTGATCGAACTGATAATTGTCATTACGATAGTTTCAGTTTTTTCTTTTTCCTTTGCCGTGTTTATCGCAAAAGCGACCGATGCGTGGCTGTTTGTAAAGTCAAGGGAAAGCGCTTTCGGGTCTGCAAGATATTCGCTCAACAGGACATTAACCGAATTGCGCAGGGCAGGGGGAGCATCACAAATATTGGTCGCCTCGCCGTCCGAATGCCAATTTGTCGATATTTCCGGCAATACTATTGATTTCAAACAGGCAGGGAGCTCTTTGTACAGGAACAACGACGTATTGGCATCGGACCTTGTTTCCCCTTCCGGGCTTGTATTTACTTATTTGAACAGCACAGCTGTCTCGACAACTGATGTTTTGAGCATACGGGCTATTAGAGTGAAGATAAGCATTGTGAAGAATGCCCAGACTGTAATTTTAGAATCATCAGCCAGGATCAGGAATTAA
- the pilM gene encoding pilus assembly protein PilM produces MIEKSILGIDLRAPFVKVVELKNTTSGFILSSWAIDELQNDLIDKHPDMEAAQGASIKKIITEKSIKTKEAYFVIGGRDVLVKKLSMPKLSHEEIKQAIIWKVKDEIVFNAEESIVDYSPLALKPGSEEQEVIAAIVNRETIKRIGEIALSANLKLASIVPVPVALRSLCMGELAKTPVLFIMYMGRRTMNMSFFKGSELLINREVSIGGEDITHAMTSVLVSDEGRSELKYEEAEKIKREHGIPVNIEAYPAIPQITSANIYSLMRPALERMQDEISRTIEYFKGQEGDITINKILVVGGESKTPNIREFLSGVLGLPVEFFDPLSEVKAADGVNDGEKLKEISPRLACAIGAAMASAEKNINLAPQIEDKWKSMLRKHANPIKVFTILFLILFTYYSGMVFVSYNLSNSINKAEKILADIKPRLLRIEALEKAMKEEEGRRGIFKSIELSRVKIPVVLEAISANIPESILIDSITFMEADRKTTIRGVSLGRGDSAENIISKFVSKLSENTVFESLQLVSVIRADEYLYDAFNFEVIGVIRK; encoded by the coding sequence ATGATAGAAAAAAGTATTTTAGGGATTGATCTTAGGGCGCCCTTTGTTAAAGTCGTTGAACTTAAAAATACAACTTCTGGTTTTATCTTATCTTCATGGGCGATCGATGAATTGCAAAACGATTTGATCGATAAGCATCCGGACATGGAAGCCGCGCAGGGCGCTAGCATAAAAAAAATAATAACCGAAAAAAGCATTAAAACGAAGGAAGCATATTTTGTTATCGGAGGGCGCGATGTGCTTGTTAAAAAGCTTTCGATGCCAAAGCTTTCGCATGAAGAGATAAAGCAAGCGATCATTTGGAAGGTCAAGGACGAAATCGTGTTTAACGCAGAAGAATCAATTGTTGATTATTCGCCTCTTGCCCTGAAACCAGGTTCGGAAGAACAAGAGGTTATTGCCGCAATAGTGAATAGAGAAACGATAAAACGCATTGGAGAGATCGCATTATCCGCCAATTTAAAGCTTGCTTCAATTGTTCCGGTCCCTGTTGCTTTGCGGTCATTGTGCATGGGGGAATTGGCTAAGACTCCGGTCCTCTTTATCATGTATATGGGCCGCAGGACCATGAACATGAGTTTTTTTAAGGGATCCGAACTCCTCATCAACCGTGAAGTTTCGATCGGCGGCGAAGATATTACCCACGCAATGACATCTGTTTTAGTTTCGGACGAAGGAAGGTCTGAACTCAAATATGAAGAGGCGGAAAAAATAAAAAGAGAGCATGGCATCCCTGTAAATATCGAGGCTTATCCGGCAATTCCGCAAATAACTTCCGCAAATATTTATTCTCTTATGCGTCCGGCCCTTGAGCGGATGCAGGATGAGATATCAAGGACAATAGAATATTTTAAGGGACAAGAAGGAGATATAACGATAAATAAGATATTAGTGGTCGGAGGGGAAAGCAAAACGCCCAATATCAGGGAGTTTTTATCCGGTGTTCTTGGCCTGCCTGTGGAGTTTTTTGATCCGCTTTCGGAAGTTAAGGCCGCAGACGGCGTAAATGACGGCGAAAAACTAAAAGAAATATCGCCAAGGCTTGCATGTGCGATAGGCGCCGCAATGGCATCAGCCGAAAAAAACATAAACCTTGCTCCGCAAATCGAGGACAAATGGAAATCAATGCTTCGAAAGCATGCGAACCCGATCAAAGTGTTTACAATTTTATTCTTGATCCTTTTTACCTATTATTCGGGCATGGTGTTTGTTTCTTATAACCTTAGCAATTCAATAAATAAGGCGGAAAAAATATTGGCCGATATCAAGCCGCGCTTATTGCGGATCGAAGCTCTTGAAAAAGCAATGAAAGAAGAAGAGGGCAGGCGGGGGATATTCAAGTCGATAGAATTATCTAGGGTGAAAATACCCGTAGTGCTTGAAGCGATAAGCGCAAATATTCCCGAATCCATTTTGATCGACAGCATCACTTTCATGGAAGCGGACAGGAAAACGACAATAAGGGGGGTTTCTTTGGGCAGGGGGGATTCCGCCGAAAATATTATATCGAAATTTGTTTCAAAACTGTCTGAAAACACGGTTTTTGAATCTTTGCAGCTTGTTTCGGTCATTAGGGCGGACGAATACCTCTACGATGCGTTCAATTTTGAAGTCATCGGCGTTATAAGGAAATAA
- a CDS encoding type II secretion system protein M, with translation MKIKFSDRERLLLILAGVILVLYFFIQFVYLPKSNEIYKLSRILNKDKEDLRTAKEKEKLLQSLEENPLQKTTAKKTKNEQIVEALKHLSPVITRLKLDLVSMRPRNEEMKIDSANAINFDIEFKASYNNVYKFLKALESLPILILVDSIDLKRIGRGIVAAKFILSVYY, from the coding sequence ATGAAAATAAAATTTTCCGACCGCGAGCGTTTGCTTCTTATTTTGGCCGGGGTTATTTTAGTCTTGTATTTTTTTATCCAATTTGTGTATCTTCCAAAGTCGAATGAGATATACAAGCTTTCGCGAATACTCAATAAGGATAAAGAAGACCTACGGACAGCAAAAGAAAAAGAAAAGCTCCTGCAGAGTTTGGAAGAAAACCCTCTGCAGAAAACAACAGCCAAGAAAACAAAAAACGAACAAATTGTTGAGGCTCTCAAGCATCTATCGCCTGTAATAACCCGTTTAAAGCTTGACCTTGTTTCGATGCGTCCCCGGAATGAGGAGATGAAAATCGATTCAGCCAATGCCATAAATTTTGACATTGAGTTTAAGGCAAGCTACAACAATGTCTATAAATTCTTGAAAGCGCTCGAGAGCCTTCCGATATTGATCCTTGTCGATTCGATCGACCTTAAGCGCATAGGCCGCGGGATTGTTGCGGCAAAATTCATACTTTCAGTGTATTATTAA
- a CDS encoding NAD(P)-dependent glycerol-3-phosphate dehydrogenase — MSKITVLGAGAWGTTLAILLAQNGNEVSIWSFEKELVSKFQKFRENKKYLPGFPLPVKIDITDDLDCLKNSETVVIAVPTQHIRSVLKEAGKLIKDNTQVLSASKGIEISTLKRPTEIIAEFTTNLTAAISGPNLAKEIARGLPAASVIGTYNLSLSQNLQLLFKDCKNFRVYTCDDPIGVELGGALKNIIAIAAGAIDGKKLGDNAKAALIIRGISEIKRLGIAMGAKAETFYGLSGLGDLVTTCQSPMSRNHIVGERLANGEKLNDILGSMNAVAEGITTAKAAIKLKEKYNIEMPITQEIYNVLFENKSVDLALMALMSRPLKSES, encoded by the coding sequence TTGAGTAAAATAACTGTTCTAGGCGCCGGGGCTTGGGGAACAACACTTGCGATACTCTTAGCCCAAAACGGCAACGAAGTTTCGATCTGGTCGTTTGAAAAAGAGCTGGTATCGAAATTCCAAAAATTTCGCGAGAATAAAAAATACCTCCCTGGTTTTCCGCTGCCAGTAAAGATAGATATTACCGACGATTTGGATTGCCTTAAAAATTCCGAAACTGTAGTGATCGCGGTCCCGACACAGCACATAAGGTCTGTATTAAAAGAAGCGGGTAAATTAATAAAAGACAACACACAGGTCCTTTCGGCATCAAAAGGAATTGAAATATCAACGTTAAAGAGGCCAACTGAGATCATAGCCGAATTCACGACAAATCTTACGGCTGCGATATCCGGGCCAAATCTCGCAAAAGAAATAGCAAGAGGGCTTCCAGCAGCGTCGGTTATCGGCACGTATAATCTGTCTTTAAGCCAAAATTTGCAGCTTCTTTTCAAGGATTGCAAAAACTTCAGGGTCTATACTTGCGACGACCCAATAGGCGTCGAGCTTGGCGGGGCATTAAAGAATATTATAGCAATCGCCGCCGGCGCTATTGACGGGAAAAAGCTTGGCGACAACGCAAAGGCCGCACTGATAATAAGAGGTATTTCCGAGATAAAAAGGCTTGGGATCGCCATGGGCGCGAAAGCCGAAACATTTTACGGGCTATCAGGACTTGGTGACCTTGTAACAACGTGCCAAAGCCCGATGTCCCGGAATCATATCGTGGGAGAAAGGCTTGCAAACGGCGAAAAACTTAATGATATCTTAGGATCGATGAACGCAGTTGCCGAAGGGATCACAACAGCCAAAGCCGCAATTAAGCTAAAAGAAAAATATAATATAGAAATGCCTATAACGCAAGAAATATACAATGTTCTGTTCGAAAATAAGAGCGTTGATTTAGCACTTATGGCTCTGATGTCCCGCCCGCTTAAAAGCGAATCCTAA
- the plsY gene encoding glycerol-3-phosphate 1-O-acyltransferase PlsY gives MTTIFLIIIGYFLGSIPFGYLFGRIANVDVTKRGSGNIGATNVARIIGPKAGIAVFILDLLKGTVAASLAIYYLGDPLLVVLVGLGAILGHMYSVFLGFKGGKGSAVGLGVLLGVTPDVFFFVFLIVALVMLMSRYVSLASIIGALTTTLLMLLLGKPVPYFILSLLACILILIKHKSNIGRLISGTERKIGEKS, from the coding sequence ATGACAACAATTTTTCTCATTATTATCGGCTATTTTCTCGGTTCGATCCCCTTTGGGTACCTATTCGGCAGGATTGCCAATGTCGATGTTACAAAACGCGGCAGCGGCAATATTGGCGCTACAAATGTAGCAAGGATAATCGGACCAAAAGCCGGCATCGCCGTATTCATTCTTGACCTGCTTAAAGGCACTGTGGCTGCTAGCCTTGCAATATATTATCTTGGCGACCCACTACTTGTTGTATTAGTAGGTCTTGGTGCAATACTTGGCCATATGTATTCTGTATTTCTTGGATTTAAAGGCGGCAAAGGATCGGCGGTAGGACTTGGGGTACTGCTCGGCGTAACACCGGATGTCTTTTTCTTTGTATTTTTAATTGTCGCATTAGTTATGCTTATGTCTCGCTATGTATCGCTCGCATCGATTATTGGCGCGCTTACAACAACCCTTCTAATGCTTCTTTTGGGAAAGCCTGTGCCATATTTTATATTATCCCTTTTAGCATGTATTCTCATATTGATAAAGCATAAAAGCAATATCGGCCGATTGATCTCGGGGACCGAAAGAAAGATCGGTGAAAAATCTTGA
- the ppsA gene encoding phosphoenolpyruvate synthase encodes MSNKYIRFFDDLKAADVPIVGGKNASLSEMYSNLKDQGIPVPNGFATTSEAYWRFVEENHIKEKFAALIAQYQKNPKTLSKVGLAIRDLFLGSKIPDELNDAIISSYRELSKSYNVKNADVAVRSSATAEDLPDASFAGQQETFLNITSEEELLDACRRCYASLFTDRAIAYREEKKFDHLKVALSIGVQKMVRSDLAGSGVMFSLDTDTGFRDVVIINASWGLGENIVQGTVNPDEYILFKPLLDKENFTPILEKTVGAKEKKMIYMKSGPKKTKNILTTTKEQRSYVLNDKEILQLAKWAVIIEKHYGKPMDMEWAKDGKTGDLFIVQARPETVESRKEAFAFKEFRLLEKGKVLIEGMAVGQAIISGKAQVIKNPKDIGKFEDGSILITEMTDPDWVPIMRKAAGIVTDHGGRTSHAAIVSRELGIPAIVGTGLATQKLKHGQEITISCAEGEKGFVYEGLLKFDQIDVDLKNLPKTKTQIMMNIGDPAAGFRWWRLPTQGIGLARMEFIIINSIKIHPMALVKFKQLKDLKAKKKIGKLTAGYKDKTEFFVDNLARGISMIAASQYPYPVIVRMSDFKTNEYANLIGGAQFESHEDNPMIGFRGASRYYSEKYKDGFALECRAIKRVRDEMGFANVVVMIPFCRTTSEADNVIKVMEENGLKRGEKGLQLYVMAEIPSNIILADQFSQRFDGFSIGSNDLTQLTLGIDRDSAILAKLFDERNDAIKRSIKSLIETAHKFNVKVGICGQAPSDYPDFAEFLVECGIDSMSLNPDSVIEIIKSVALAEKKLTM; translated from the coding sequence GTGAGTAATAAGTATATCCGGTTTTTTGATGACCTTAAGGCGGCCGATGTCCCGATCGTCGGCGGGAAAAATGCCTCTCTTAGTGAAATGTATTCAAATCTCAAAGACCAAGGTATCCCTGTTCCCAATGGTTTCGCTACAACTTCCGAAGCTTATTGGCGATTTGTTGAAGAAAATCATATTAAAGAAAAATTTGCCGCACTCATAGCACAGTATCAAAAGAATCCAAAGACCCTAAGCAAAGTCGGACTTGCTATCCGCGATCTATTTTTAGGATCAAAAATCCCTGACGAACTTAATGACGCAATTATTTCAAGTTATAGGGAACTTTCAAAATCTTATAACGTAAAAAATGCCGATGTGGCGGTCAGAAGCAGTGCGACAGCCGAAGACCTTCCTGATGCGAGCTTTGCAGGACAACAAGAAACTTTTTTAAATATCACATCAGAAGAAGAGCTTTTGGATGCATGCAGACGATGCTACGCATCTTTGTTTACCGATAGGGCGATAGCCTACCGCGAAGAAAAAAAGTTCGACCATCTAAAAGTCGCGCTTTCGATCGGCGTACAAAAAATGGTGAGGTCGGATCTCGCCGGCTCCGGCGTTATGTTTTCGCTTGATACCGATACCGGATTCCGTGATGTTGTAATAATCAACGCATCGTGGGGACTGGGCGAGAATATCGTCCAAGGCACTGTCAATCCGGACGAATATATCCTCTTTAAGCCGCTTCTCGACAAAGAAAATTTTACTCCAATTTTGGAAAAAACAGTCGGCGCAAAAGAAAAGAAAATGATATATATGAAGAGCGGACCGAAAAAAACGAAAAACATCTTAACTACAACAAAAGAACAACGATCTTATGTCCTAAATGATAAAGAAATACTCCAACTTGCCAAATGGGCTGTAATTATCGAAAAGCATTATGGCAAGCCAATGGATATGGAATGGGCAAAGGACGGGAAGACCGGCGATCTATTTATTGTACAAGCGAGGCCAGAAACAGTCGAATCGCGAAAAGAAGCTTTCGCTTTTAAAGAGTTCAGACTTCTTGAAAAAGGAAAAGTTTTAATAGAGGGAATGGCTGTCGGGCAAGCAATAATATCAGGCAAAGCTCAAGTTATTAAGAACCCAAAAGATATCGGTAAATTTGAAGACGGGTCTATCCTAATAACCGAAATGACCGATCCTGATTGGGTCCCGATCATGAGAAAAGCCGCTGGTATTGTGACCGATCACGGCGGCAGAACTTCTCATGCGGCAATTGTGAGCCGAGAGCTCGGGATCCCGGCAATTGTAGGAACTGGTTTAGCTACGCAGAAACTTAAACATGGCCAAGAGATCACGATCTCGTGCGCCGAGGGTGAGAAAGGTTTCGTGTATGAAGGTCTTCTAAAATTTGATCAGATCGATGTCGATCTGAAAAATCTTCCTAAGACCAAAACGCAGATAATGATGAATATTGGCGACCCTGCGGCAGGATTCAGATGGTGGAGGCTTCCAACACAAGGGATCGGTCTTGCTCGAATGGAATTTATAATTATCAATTCGATCAAGATCCATCCGATGGCTTTGGTAAAATTCAAACAGCTTAAAGATCTAAAAGCTAAAAAGAAAATTGGAAAGTTAACGGCTGGATATAAAGATAAAACGGAATTCTTTGTCGATAATCTTGCTCGCGGAATTTCGATGATCGCCGCATCGCAGTATCCGTATCCCGTAATTGTCAGGATGAGCGATTTTAAAACCAATGAATACGCAAATCTAATAGGCGGGGCCCAATTTGAATCCCATGAAGATAATCCGATGATCGGTTTTCGCGGAGCTTCCAGGTATTACAGCGAAAAGTACAAAGACGGCTTTGCGCTGGAATGCCGGGCTATCAAGCGTGTTCGAGACGAGATGGGGTTTGCAAATGTAGTCGTCATGATCCCATTTTGCCGCACAACCTCTGAAGCCGACAATGTCATTAAAGTTATGGAAGAGAACGGATTAAAGAGAGGGGAGAAAGGGCTGCAATTATATGTAATGGCCGAGATCCCTTCAAATATAATTCTTGCAGACCAATTCTCACAAAGGTTTGACGGATTTTCGATCGGGTCGAATGACCTAACGCAACTAACCCTTGGCATTGACCGCGATTCTGCGATCCTCGCAAAGCTTTTCGACGAGAGAAATGATGCCATAAAGAGATCGATCAAAAGCTTGATCGAAACAGCGCATAAATTCAATGTAAAGGTCGGTATATGCGGCCAAGCTCCAAGCGATTATCCCGATTTCGCGGAATTTCTTGTTGAATGCGGGATCGATTCGATGTCATTAAATCCCGATAGCGTAATTGAAATTATCAAATCGGTCGCATTGGCCGAAAAAAAACTTACTATGTAG
- a CDS encoding sigma-54-dependent Fis family transcriptional regulator, protein MNKKEKIATILIVDDEESIRDSMRILLSENYHVLFASDGRQAIEIVKNSPPDLMLLDIRLPEIDGIEVLKRVKDLEPDLDVIMVTAMNTVQYAVEAIKAGAYDYITKPFDIATISTLVEKITEKKALLKENLYLKEEIHKKFQFEKIIGNSPAMREIFSLISQISRNDSTILIQGESGTGKELVARAIHNTSGRVNKLFVPVNCAAIPENLLESELFGHEKGAFTGAFDRKLGKFEIAEGGTLFLDEIGSLPLSMQGKLLRALQEKEIERVGGSKPIPTDVRIISATNTDLNRAVLDDKFRKDLYYRLNVIPIIVPPLKDRREDITFLVEHFLSYYNNEFGKNIKGFSESAMGALYNYDWPGNVRELQNLVERVTALSKTDIIEVNRLPKEIVSRESDSVIDISSDLDFKKASMKFEAAFIKRVLEKAKGRKSKAAELMGIHRNTLLQIERKLKDRSS, encoded by the coding sequence ATGAATAAAAAAGAAAAAATCGCGACTATCCTAATTGTTGACGATGAGGAATCAATAAGGGATTCGATGCGGATACTGCTTTCAGAAAATTATCACGTGTTATTCGCATCCGATGGGAGGCAGGCTATAGAGATCGTAAAGAATAGCCCGCCTGATCTCATGCTATTAGACATTAGGCTGCCGGAGATCGACGGAATCGAAGTCTTAAAACGCGTAAAAGACCTCGAACCTGATCTTGACGTCATAATGGTAACCGCTATGAATACGGTGCAGTACGCAGTCGAGGCGATAAAAGCGGGAGCGTACGATTATATTACAAAACCGTTTGATATTGCCACGATCTCAACGCTTGTCGAAAAAATAACAGAGAAAAAAGCATTGTTGAAAGAAAATCTCTACCTAAAAGAAGAGATCCATAAAAAGTTCCAATTTGAAAAGATAATAGGGAACAGCCCCGCAATGAGGGAGATATTTTCCTTGATATCGCAGATATCGCGCAACGATTCGACCATATTGATCCAGGGTGAATCCGGCACCGGCAAAGAGCTTGTCGCCCGCGCGATACACAATACGAGCGGCCGCGTGAACAAGCTTTTTGTCCCCGTCAATTGCGCCGCGATCCCCGAAAACCTTCTGGAATCCGAATTGTTCGGCCATGAAAAGGGCGCGTTCACCGGGGCATTTGACCGCAAACTTGGGAAATTCGAAATAGCCGAAGGAGGTACCCTTTTCTTGGACGAAATAGGGAGCCTTCCGCTCTCCATGCAGGGGAAACTTTTAAGGGCTTTGCAGGAAAAAGAAATTGAGCGGGTGGGCGGGTCAAAGCCCATACCGACTGATGTACGGATCATTTCGGCAACGAATACGGACCTGAACCGCGCGGTCCTCGACGATAAATTCAGGAAAGACCTGTATTACAGGCTAAACGTTATTCCCATTATCGTCCCGCCCCTAAAAGACAGGCGTGAAGATATAACTTTTTTGGTCGAGCATTTCCTTTCATATTATAACAATGAGTTCGGGAAAAATATCAAAGGATTTTCTGAATCGGCAATGGGCGCGCTATACAATTACGATTGGCCGGGCAATGTCAGGGAACTGCAAAACCTTGTCGAAAGGGTTACGGCTCTCTCAAAAACAGATATTATAGAAGTTAACAGGCTGCCCAAAGAGATCGTAAGCAGGGAATCGGATTCCGTTATCGATATTTCAAGCGACTTGGATTTTAAGAAAGCCTCGATGAAGTTTGAAGCCGCATTCATCAAAAGAGTCCTTGAAAAAGCAAAGGGCCGAAAATCAAAAGCCGCTGAACTTATGGGCATCCACCGCAACACCCTCCTCCAAATTGAAAGGAAATTGAAAGACCGCTCAAGCTAA
- a CDS encoding adenosylhomocysteinase: MDHDIKDKLLAGKGKRRIEWADHDMPVLRQVREKFGKNKPLAGLKMSACLHVTAETANLVRALKAGGADVVLCASNPLSTQDDVAASLVFDYEIPVFAIKGEDNKTYYEHLHACLNNKPQITMDDGADLVTMIHKEYKDLIPGIIGSMEETTTGVIRLKAMERDKALMIPVIAVNDAATKNLFDNRYGTGQSTIDGIIRATDVLLAGKNMVVAGYGWCGKGFAMRARGLGANVIVTEIDPVKAIEAVMDGFRVMPMIEAAKIGDIFCTLTGDIHVIATEHFKAMKDGAIVCNSGHFNCEIDTEGLKNISKSVNTEVRNFVDQYVMADGRKINLLADGRLINLAAAEGHPASVMDMSFSTQALASEFCVSNKGELKSQVYYVPKEIEDWVAKLKLKSMGIDIDVLTPEQEKYLSSWSEGT; encoded by the coding sequence ATGGATCATGATATCAAGGATAAGTTATTGGCGGGAAAAGGAAAAAGAAGGATCGAATGGGCTGACCACGATATGCCGGTACTTCGGCAGGTCAGGGAAAAATTCGGGAAGAATAAACCCTTGGCTGGACTTAAGATGTCGGCGTGCCTGCACGTGACGGCTGAAACTGCAAATTTAGTTAGAGCCCTCAAAGCTGGAGGCGCGGACGTAGTTCTTTGCGCGTCAAACCCGCTTTCAACGCAAGACGATGTTGCGGCATCTCTTGTTTTCGATTATGAGATCCCCGTCTTTGCAATTAAAGGCGAAGATAACAAGACATATTACGAACATCTCCATGCATGCCTTAATAATAAGCCGCAAATCACGATGGATGACGGCGCTGATCTTGTCACGATGATCCATAAAGAATATAAAGATCTTATCCCGGGGATTATAGGCTCTATGGAAGAAACAACAACTGGAGTTATAAGGCTCAAAGCCATGGAGAGGGATAAAGCTCTCATGATACCAGTCATTGCCGTAAACGATGCCGCGACAAAAAACCTTTTCGACAATCGATATGGGACAGGCCAATCGACAATAGACGGCATTATTCGCGCGACAGATGTGCTTCTTGCCGGTAAAAATATGGTCGTAGCGGGATATGGCTGGTGCGGAAAAGGTTTTGCGATGCGAGCTCGCGGCCTTGGCGCCAATGTTATAGTAACTGAAATTGACCCTGTAAAAGCGATCGAAGCCGTAATGGACGGATTTAGGGTGATGCCTATGATCGAAGCTGCGAAGATAGGGGATATTTTCTGCACACTGACAGGCGATATACATGTTATTGCAACCGAACATTTTAAAGCCATGAAAGATGGCGCGATCGTTTGTAATTCCGGACATTTCAATTGCGAGATCGATACTGAAGGATTAAAGAATATCTCAAAGTCCGTAAACACTGAGGTTAGGAATTTTGTCGACCAATATGTAATGGCCGACGGCAGAAAAATAAATCTTTTAGCCGATGGCCGCTTGATCAATTTAGCCGCGGCCGAAGGCCATCCAGCTTCCGTTATGGATATGAGCTTTTCGACCCAAGCTTTGGCTTCCGAATTCTGCGTTTCCAATAAAGGGGAACTTAAGTCGCAAGTCTACTATGTTCCAAAGGAGATAGAAGATTGGGTTGCGAAATTAAAGCTCAAATCAATGGGCATTGATATCGATGTCTTGACCCCTGAACAAGAAAAATATCTTTCTTCTTGGTCGGAAGGGACATGA
- the lspA gene encoding signal peptidase II, with protein sequence MLFFVVSSLIFLADQAIKYHVHNLMFVNQSIPVIDGIMSLTYVRNKGAAFSLFSGESAFLIIVGALVVAAIIYFHEKMEFNDFLQFPLAMLLGGSVGNIFDRIFRTYVIDYIDFHFFPVFNLADIAINISVFLIILRLFYKGRKV encoded by the coding sequence ATGCTTTTTTTTGTTGTTTCTTCACTGATATTCCTTGCCGACCAGGCAATAAAATATCACGTTCATAATTTAATGTTTGTCAATCAAAGCATTCCTGTTATTGACGGCATTATGAGCTTGACCTATGTCAGGAATAAAGGGGCGGCGTTCAGCTTATTTTCAGGAGAAAGCGCTTTTTTAATTATTGTCGGCGCGCTTGTAGTCGCAGCAATAATTTATTTCCATGAAAAAATGGAATTCAACGATTTTCTCCAGTTCCCGCTTGCGATGCTTTTGGGCGGGAGCGTCGGCAATATTTTTGACAGGATATTCCGCACATACGTCATAGATTATATAGATTTCCATTTTTTTCCGGTATTTAACCTGGCTGATATTGCGATAAATATTTCGGTCTTTCTTATTATCCTGCGCTTATTTTATAAAGGGAGGAAAGTATAA
- the lgt gene encoding prolipoprotein diacylglyceryl transferase, which translates to MHPVLMKLGPFSFYSYGFMVALGFVAGILLAFFLAKKAGIDPEKIFDVALFVIVGSILGARLFYVIFYWPDLKSPWEAFMIWNGGLIFYGGVLFAIFGVIIASRIFKIDILDMLDVATPPTALGYAFGRIGCFLNGCCSGVKCDLPWAMHFPSLEGLRHPTQLYSSISGLIMLAVLLLVFYKRGFKGQVFSLGICLYAVYRFIVEYYRDLPRVFVGLTEAQIASVFIFVAGVILYGIFYKRAESE; encoded by the coding sequence ATGCATCCAGTGCTCATGAAATTGGGGCCGTTTTCTTTCTATTCGTATGGGTTCATGGTCGCGCTTGGTTTTGTCGCAGGCATCTTGCTGGCGTTTTTTCTTGCCAAAAAAGCCGGCATCGATCCGGAAAAAATATTTGATGTTGCCCTTTTTGTCATTGTAGGGTCGATATTAGGCGCGCGGCTTTTTTACGTGATATTCTATTGGCCGGACCTTAAAAGCCCATGGGAAGCTTTTATGATATGGAACGGCGGGCTTATTTTTTACGGCGGGGTATTGTTCGCGATATTCGGGGTCATTATCGCATCAAGGATATTTAAGATCGACATATTGGATATGCTTGACGTCGCGACTCCACCAACAGCTTTAGGTTATGCATTCGGGCGAATTGGCTGCTTTCTAAACGGCTGCTGTTCGGGCGTCAAATGCGATCTTCCTTGGGCTATGCATTTCCCAAGTCTTGAGGGATTGAGGCATCCGACGCAATTATATTCTTCGATCTCAGGGCTTATAATGCTCGCAGTTTTGCTTCTGGTATTTTATAAACGAGGCTTTAAGGGCCAAGTTTTTTCTTTAGGCATTTGTCTTTATGCTGTCTATCGATTTATTGTCGAATATTATCGCGATCTTCCAAGAGTTTTTGTCGGGCTTACCGAAGCCCAGATCGCTTCAGTTTTTATCTTTGTTGCAGGCGTTATACTTTATGGAATATTTTATAAAAGAGCAGAATCAGAATAA